In Oryzias melastigma strain HK-1 linkage group LG10, ASM292280v2, whole genome shotgun sequence, a single window of DNA contains:
- the hdx gene encoding highly divergent homeobox isoform X1, producing MAAPFPSTKMEAWPQRRGQQTMNLRSVFTAEQQRILERYYDNGMTNQSKACFQLILHCAQEAKLDFSVVRTWVGNKRRKLASKIDQNGSISHSLPGHGISGGLHPSLAGTTLSNHSLAAGVLLSTDMTAARNIQNRVHLLPQSSSFPSLSSTSSSPSSSSPLSSGSNNNTSNNDVILTGIYSLNSVPRSQPRSTAPSEPSASSPLISQVLQSRNTSTSSSIHSKLVSLAQTLPSLTSASGPLVYTAVRKGTLSVAEGVISAGAGVVPHSWTRQYGTGQTRPWSASSQAQTQALPRPHSNPQLPAPQKPWVSPPNQNPSPLNEQTPRIQQVFTLSEKGVEEHLRHGETSARKSQETHRPTVRPLDTSHNLSIAMETGDEEDEWQREEELANMAAQSHIHRERAVISPAKAEGSVVRGGRTPPPDVSKLAAVESSTTIQGSYSFTVQTSVTGESSSQPSLDVSAAPWVISNSRKRTLQDRTQFSDADLVQLKRYWDRGMTNLGSMCREKIAAAANQLNIDAEIVKEDKKCILKKAQLKQTWISNRRRKYRLMGIEIPPAKGRPIMFTSSPSGNKSDGERPATPDLGEDLNDEGSPCLPEDGTLDSREINDGMDISCVAPLTNNVKIENIDEDEEADDDDEIVASDLEQMQNLLEFKHEEVQFLEHELENQKQRYQELVNFTKGLLVAVRTKDLKRQQELLASLPQPSDQDWDVTLEQGVQQDATSNHHDLQADGPRSADRAKDRVDEGLLQVAVKQDDAMTEEAEPSASEDQLQETVTQIK from the exons ATGGCCGCCCCGTTCCCCTCTACTAAAATGGAGGCGTGGCCACAAAGGCGTGGCCAGCAGACT ATGAATCTGCGGTCAGTATTTACGGCTGAGCAGCAAAGGATCCTGGAACGTTATTACGACAACGGGATGACCAATCAGAGCAAGGCTTGCTTCCAGCTCATACTTCACTGCGCTCAGGAGGCCAAACTGGACTTCAGTGTTGTCCGG ACATGGGTCGGCAACAAAAGACGGAAACTTGCTTCCAAGATTGACCAGAATGGAAGCATATCTCATTCCCTGCCGGGTCACGGAATATCTGGAGGGCTGCATCCCTCTTTAGCTGGAACCACACTTTCCAACCACAGCCTGGCTGCAGGGGTGCTGCTCTCCACTGATATGACTGCAGCGCGCAACATCCAGAACCGCGTTCACCTCCTCCCTCAATCCTCATCTTTCCCATCTCTCTCTTCAACCTCGTCCTCCCCGTCATCCTCTTCCCCTCTCAGCAGTGGAAGCAACAATAACACTAGTAATAACGATGTAATACTGACAGGCATTTACTCCCTAAATTCAGTTCCCCGCTCCCAACCCCGATCCACAGCGCCCTCGGAGCCTTCGGCGTCTTCACCTCTGATCAGCCAGGTGCTGCAGAGCAGAAACACCTCCACGTCCTCGTCCATCCATTCCAAGCTCGTTTCCCTCGCTCAGACTCTCCCGTCTCTCACATCTGCCTCAGGACCGTTAGTCTACACTGCAGTCAGGAAGGGCACTTTATCCGTTGCGGAAGGAGTGATAAGTGCAGGAGCAGGAGTGGTACCTCACAGCTGGACTCGACAGTATGGAACAGGGCAGACGCGCCCCTGGTCCGCCTCCTCACAAGCCCAGACTCAGGCCCTGCCCAGACCCCACTCGAACCCCCAACTGCCTGCCCCACAGAAGCCCTGGGTCTCCCCGCCCAACCAGAACCCCAGCCCCCTCAACGAACAGACGCCCCGCATCCAGCAAGTCTTCACCTTGTCAGAAAAAGGCGTTGAGGAGCACCTCAGACACGGAGAGACCTCCGCTCGTAAAAGCCAGGAGACCCACAGACCAACCGTTCGACCTCTAGATACCAGTCATAACCTTTCCATTGCCATGGAAACCGGAGATGAAGAGGATGAGTGGCAAAGGGAAGAGGAGCTCGCAAACATGGCCGCTCAATCCCACATCCACAGGGAGCGGGCCGTGATCAGCCCGGCGAAGGCTGAAGGGTCCGTCGTGAGGGGCGGCCGCACGCCTCCTCCGGACGTCTCCAAACTGGCTGCAGTTGAGAGCAGCACAACAATTCAGGGCAGCTACTCCTTTACAGTGCAGACCTCAGTTACAGGAGAATCCAGTTCACAG CCTTCACTAGATGTGTCTGCAGCCCCCTGGGTTATCAGTAACTCCAGGAAGAGAACA CTGCAGGATCGGACTCAGTTCAGCGACGCAGATCTCGTCCAGCTGAAGCGCTACTGGGACCGAGGCATGACGAACCTGGGCTCCATGTGCAGGGAGAAGATCGCTGCTGCAGCCAACCAGCTCAATATAGACGCTGAAATAGTCAAG GAggacaaaaaatgcattttgaagaAAGCACAGTTAAAACAG acGTGGATCAGCAACAGACGGAGAAAGTACCGCCTCATGGGGATCGAAATCCCTCCTGCTAAAGGCCGGCCCATCATGTTCACAAGTTCTCCTTCAGGAAACAAGTCTGACGGGGAGAGACCCGCGACCCCCGACCTCGGGGAGGACTTGAACGATGAGGGTTCCCCGTGCCTGCCTGAAG ACGGAACGCTGGATTCACGGGAGATAAATGATGGGATGGACATTTCCTGTGTGGCTCCGTTGACCAACAATGTG AAGATTGAGAACATCGACGAGGATGAGGAAGCTGACGACGATGATGAAATTGTAGCTTCAGATCTTGAGCAAATGCAGAACTTGCTCGAattcaag CATGAAGAAGTGCAGTTTTTAGAGCATGAGCTAGAGAACCAAAAACAAAGATACCAGGAGCTTGTAAATTTCACCAAGGGTCTCCTCGTCGCTGTGAGGACCAAGGACCTGAAACGACAGCAG GAGCTCCTGGCCAGCCTACCTCAGCCTTCAGACCAGGACTGGGACGTAACTCTGGAACAGGGGGTCCAACAAGACGCAACGAGCAACCACCACGACCTGCAGGCAGACGGCCCGCGTAGTGCCGATCGTGCAAAGGATCGAGTCGATGAAGGACTCCTGCAGGTCGCTGTGAAGCAAGACGATGCAATGACCGAGGAAGCTGAGCCCTCTGCATCAGAGGACCAGTTACAGGAAACAGTCACACAAATAAAGTGA
- the hdx gene encoding highly divergent homeobox isoform X2 translates to MAAPFPSTKMEAWPQRRGQQTMNLRSVFTAEQQRILERYYDNGMTNQSKACFQLILHCAQEAKLDFSVVRTWVGNKRRKLASKIDQNGSISHSLPGHGISGGLHPSLAGTTLSNHSLAAGVLLSTDMTAARNIQNRVHLLPQSSSFPSLSSTSSSPSSSSPLSSGSNNNTSNNDVILTGIYSLNSVPRSQPRSTAPSEPSASSPLISQVLQSRNTSTSSSIHSKLVSLAQTLPSLTSASGPLVYTAVRKGTLSVAEGVISAGAGVVPHSWTRQYGTGQTRPWSASSQAQTQALPRPHSNPQLPAPQKPWVSPPNQNPSPLNEQTPRIQQVFTLSEKGVEEHLRHGETSARKSQETHRPTVRPLDTSHNLSIAMETGDEEDEWQREEELANMAAQSHIHRERAVISPAKAEGSVVRGGRTPPPDVSKLAAVESSTTIQGSYSFTVQTSVTGESSSQPSLDVSAAPWVISNSRKRTLQDRTQFSDADLVQLKRYWDRGMTNLGSMCREKIAAAANQLNIDAEIVKTWISNRRRKYRLMGIEIPPAKGRPIMFTSSPSGNKSDGERPATPDLGEDLNDEGSPCLPEDGTLDSREINDGMDISCVAPLTNNVKIENIDEDEEADDDDEIVASDLEQMQNLLEFKHEEVQFLEHELENQKQRYQELVNFTKGLLVAVRTKDLKRQQELLASLPQPSDQDWDVTLEQGVQQDATSNHHDLQADGPRSADRAKDRVDEGLLQVAVKQDDAMTEEAEPSASEDQLQETVTQIK, encoded by the exons ATGGCCGCCCCGTTCCCCTCTACTAAAATGGAGGCGTGGCCACAAAGGCGTGGCCAGCAGACT ATGAATCTGCGGTCAGTATTTACGGCTGAGCAGCAAAGGATCCTGGAACGTTATTACGACAACGGGATGACCAATCAGAGCAAGGCTTGCTTCCAGCTCATACTTCACTGCGCTCAGGAGGCCAAACTGGACTTCAGTGTTGTCCGG ACATGGGTCGGCAACAAAAGACGGAAACTTGCTTCCAAGATTGACCAGAATGGAAGCATATCTCATTCCCTGCCGGGTCACGGAATATCTGGAGGGCTGCATCCCTCTTTAGCTGGAACCACACTTTCCAACCACAGCCTGGCTGCAGGGGTGCTGCTCTCCACTGATATGACTGCAGCGCGCAACATCCAGAACCGCGTTCACCTCCTCCCTCAATCCTCATCTTTCCCATCTCTCTCTTCAACCTCGTCCTCCCCGTCATCCTCTTCCCCTCTCAGCAGTGGAAGCAACAATAACACTAGTAATAACGATGTAATACTGACAGGCATTTACTCCCTAAATTCAGTTCCCCGCTCCCAACCCCGATCCACAGCGCCCTCGGAGCCTTCGGCGTCTTCACCTCTGATCAGCCAGGTGCTGCAGAGCAGAAACACCTCCACGTCCTCGTCCATCCATTCCAAGCTCGTTTCCCTCGCTCAGACTCTCCCGTCTCTCACATCTGCCTCAGGACCGTTAGTCTACACTGCAGTCAGGAAGGGCACTTTATCCGTTGCGGAAGGAGTGATAAGTGCAGGAGCAGGAGTGGTACCTCACAGCTGGACTCGACAGTATGGAACAGGGCAGACGCGCCCCTGGTCCGCCTCCTCACAAGCCCAGACTCAGGCCCTGCCCAGACCCCACTCGAACCCCCAACTGCCTGCCCCACAGAAGCCCTGGGTCTCCCCGCCCAACCAGAACCCCAGCCCCCTCAACGAACAGACGCCCCGCATCCAGCAAGTCTTCACCTTGTCAGAAAAAGGCGTTGAGGAGCACCTCAGACACGGAGAGACCTCCGCTCGTAAAAGCCAGGAGACCCACAGACCAACCGTTCGACCTCTAGATACCAGTCATAACCTTTCCATTGCCATGGAAACCGGAGATGAAGAGGATGAGTGGCAAAGGGAAGAGGAGCTCGCAAACATGGCCGCTCAATCCCACATCCACAGGGAGCGGGCCGTGATCAGCCCGGCGAAGGCTGAAGGGTCCGTCGTGAGGGGCGGCCGCACGCCTCCTCCGGACGTCTCCAAACTGGCTGCAGTTGAGAGCAGCACAACAATTCAGGGCAGCTACTCCTTTACAGTGCAGACCTCAGTTACAGGAGAATCCAGTTCACAG CCTTCACTAGATGTGTCTGCAGCCCCCTGGGTTATCAGTAACTCCAGGAAGAGAACA CTGCAGGATCGGACTCAGTTCAGCGACGCAGATCTCGTCCAGCTGAAGCGCTACTGGGACCGAGGCATGACGAACCTGGGCTCCATGTGCAGGGAGAAGATCGCTGCTGCAGCCAACCAGCTCAATATAGACGCTGAAATAGTCAAG acGTGGATCAGCAACAGACGGAGAAAGTACCGCCTCATGGGGATCGAAATCCCTCCTGCTAAAGGCCGGCCCATCATGTTCACAAGTTCTCCTTCAGGAAACAAGTCTGACGGGGAGAGACCCGCGACCCCCGACCTCGGGGAGGACTTGAACGATGAGGGTTCCCCGTGCCTGCCTGAAG ACGGAACGCTGGATTCACGGGAGATAAATGATGGGATGGACATTTCCTGTGTGGCTCCGTTGACCAACAATGTG AAGATTGAGAACATCGACGAGGATGAGGAAGCTGACGACGATGATGAAATTGTAGCTTCAGATCTTGAGCAAATGCAGAACTTGCTCGAattcaag CATGAAGAAGTGCAGTTTTTAGAGCATGAGCTAGAGAACCAAAAACAAAGATACCAGGAGCTTGTAAATTTCACCAAGGGTCTCCTCGTCGCTGTGAGGACCAAGGACCTGAAACGACAGCAG GAGCTCCTGGCCAGCCTACCTCAGCCTTCAGACCAGGACTGGGACGTAACTCTGGAACAGGGGGTCCAACAAGACGCAACGAGCAACCACCACGACCTGCAGGCAGACGGCCCGCGTAGTGCCGATCGTGCAAAGGATCGAGTCGATGAAGGACTCCTGCAGGTCGCTGTGAAGCAAGACGATGCAATGACCGAGGAAGCTGAGCCCTCTGCATCAGAGGACCAGTTACAGGAAACAGTCACACAAATAAAGTGA